A region of the Amycolatopsis sp. cg13 genome:
CGCGGCACGCACGAGCCCAGGTAGCTTCCGCGCAGGGTTTTTTCCTCGGCTACCAGGCTTTGCGCGGGCAAGGTCAGTCCGGCGGACGGATGCGGAAGGCCCACGGTGACCGTCGTCCCGCCCGGCCGGGTCGTCTCGTACGCCTGGCTCAGGGCGGCGACCACGCCGGTGGTGTCGACGGCGTGATCCACCCCGCCGCCGGTCCGCTCGCGGATCTCCGCGACGTCACCGCTCAGCACCGTGGCGCCCAGCGAACGCGCCAGCTCCCGCTTGCTCGGCACCGGATCGATCGCGAGCAGCGTGCTGGCACCGGCGGCCTTCGCGGCAAGCAGCGCGGACAGGCCGACTCCGCCGAGGCCGAACACAGCCACGCTGTCCCCGGGGCGCACGTCCGCGGCGTTGAATACCGCACCCGCGCCGGTCAGCACCGCGCAGCCGAACAGCGCCGCGATTTCGAACGGCAACTCCTTGTCGATCCGCACCGCCGACCGGTCGGACACCACGACATGCGAGGCGAACGCGGAAACTCCGAGGTGGTGCAGCGGACGTCCGACCGGCGACGACCACCGGACGTCCCCGCCCAGCAGCGTGCCCTCGCGGTTGGCCGCCGCAGCGGGACCGCACAGCGCGGGGCGGCCTGCCGTGCACGGGGCACAGTCGCCGCAGGAGGGCACGAACGTCAGGACTACATGCTCGCCGGGCTGGAAATCGCTGCCCGGCCCGGCCTCGACGACTTCACCGGCCGCCTCGTGGCCGAGCACCATCGGCACCGGACGGGGCCGTGAGCCGTCGATCACCGACAGGTCCGAATGGCACAGCCCGGCCGCGCGCACGCGCACCAGCAGCTCGCCGGGTCCCGGCGGGGCCAGCGTCAGCGTCTCGATCTCCAGCGGTTTCCCGACCTCGCGCAGGACCGCGCCGCGAACCTCCATCACGCGCCGACCGGGACGCAGCGGGTGACCAGCCGCTCGGACAGCAGCGGCACGACCTCGCCGAGCACGATCCGCGTGAAATGCTCAGACGCGCAGTGCGCGGTGAAGCCCGCTTCGCTGTCGTACTCCTCGACGATCACCACGACGCCGTCCTCGATTCCCGTGTGGACGGTGTACCGCCGGCAGCCGGGCTCGCGCCGCGACGCCTCCGCCATCGGGCCGAGCAGCTCGACGACCCGGTCCCGTTCCGCGGTCACATACCGGGCCACCACTACGAAACTCATTCTTCTCCTGTACGCAGCCGGGACCGGGTCAGCGACCACAGCCCCGGATCGGAGGACGCGGCAGCCGCCGCGCCCATCGCCAACGAATGCGCCACGCCGTCCCGGTCGGTGACGAAACCGGCCGCGACGAACGGCGACATGACTTCCCGCGCCGACTCCGACATCCACGGGATGATCGGGGCCGGCATCAACTCCACCAGGTCGGGGCCGCTGCGCTTGACCGCCTCCAGGCTCCGGTTCAGGTTCGAGCGGTCGGTGACGAACACCTTGTGCATCGTCAGCATCGACAGCGCCCGCGCCCGCTCGATCGGCGCGACCCGGGTGCTGACCACCCCGGCCGCCCCGATCTCCTGGAGGAAGTCCACGCCCGCGCGGTCCGTGGCGAGACCAGGGCACGAATCGATGTTGACGAACACGAGCTTGTCCCGCCCGGCCAGCGCCGCGACGATCTTCGGCAGCTGCCCGACCGGCACCGACGCCAGGATCCCGACCCGGGACTGCGTGGCCACGAAATCCGGCACCTTCGCGACGCCGACCACCGACGCGCACACCGGCACGTCCTCGAACGCCGCCGTGATCTTCTCGTTCATGCCGTCCACCGTTTCATGCCCGCTGCCGCTCCCCCGTCCCCGCCGTCTCGTAGGTGCGTGAGGGGAACCCTCAGGGAATCTGATTCCCTCAGGGTTCCCCTCACGTACCGGCCCAGCCCGCCAGCCGCGGCCGGTCAGCTCGCCGAACCCGCTGGACTCGGCTCGCGCCCCGGCACCGTCCGTGAAGGGCTCCTTGAGGGAATCTGATTCCCTCAAGGAGTCCTTCACGGATCTCAAGGCCCGGTCAGCTGGCCGAGTCCAGTGGGTTCGGGCCCAGGTCCGTAGGCAAGCCGAGCTTGCCGGGGTTCAGCAAGCCCGCCGGGTCCAAAGCCCGCTTCACCTCGACGAACGTCCCGAACCCAGTGCCGAGCGCGTCCGCCAGATAAGGCCCCCGCAGCAGTCCCGACCCGTGGTGGTGGCTCAGCGCCGCCCCGTGCCGCACCAGCACCGCGTTCGCCGCGTCCCAAGCCGACCGGTACCAGTGCCGCCGCTTCTCCGGCTCCACGTCCCCGCGCAGCGAGAAGTACAGGCAAGCCCCATCGGTGTAAGCGTGCGACTGGTGCGCCGAAGCAGCCAGAGTCCCCGGCACCGCCTCGATCGCGGCGACCACCTCGTCGTAGATCGCCGGGAGCGCGGACCACGCACCGGCCATCTCGAGAGTGTCGGCGACGAAGCCCGGGCCGGGCGTGAACCCGTCGGCGGACTTGCCGACCAGCATCCGCTCGTCCAGCCAGCGTTCGAACACCGGCTGACCGTCCAATTCGGACCCATCAGCCGCGCATTCCTCCGCGCTGACCTTGATCATCGCGTCGACCAGCACCGGGTCGCCCTCGTCGGCGATGAGCAGCAGGTTGGTGTCCGGCTGCCCGAAGTGCGTGCCGCTCTCGTGCTTGTCGTACAGGCGCATCGCGGCCGGGGTGGCGCCGCGCTGCATGATCCGGCGGCAGGCGTCGAGCCCGGCGGCGAAGGTCTCGAAGCCGTACGCGATGGCCTTCGAGTACGTCGGCAGCGGGTGCGTGCGCAGCCGCACCGAGGTGATCACGCCGAGCGTGCCTTCCGAGCCGACGAACAGCTGCCGCAGGTCCGGGCCGGTCGCGGCGCGCGGGTAGTCGCCGAAGCGGGCCAGCGTGCCGTCGGCGAGGACGACGTCGAGGCCGACGACCATGTCCTCGATTTTCCCGTACCGCGTGGACAGTTGCCCGGCACCGCGGCAGGCGACCCAGCCGCCGACCGTCGAGATCGCGAACGCGGACGGCCAGTGTCCAGTCGTCGCGCCGTGCGTCTCCTGCAGCTCCTTCTCGAACAGGTCGCCGAACATGCCCGCCTGCACTTCGACGATCTGCGATTCGGCGTCGAACGACACGATCTTGTTGAGCCCGCACACATCCAGCACGACCCCGCCGTACACCGGCAGCGCGGCGCCGGTGACGTTGCTGCGTCCGGCCGACACGGTCAGCGGCACCCGGTGTTCGCCGCACAGCCGGACCGCGGCCTGGATCTGCTCGACGGTGCT
Encoded here:
- a CDS encoding zinc-binding dehydrogenase, with amino-acid sequence MEVRGAVLREVGKPLEIETLTLAPPGPGELLVRVRAAGLCHSDLSVIDGSRPRPVPMVLGHEAAGEVVEAGPGSDFQPGEHVVLTFVPSCGDCAPCTAGRPALCGPAAAANREGTLLGGDVRWSSPVGRPLHHLGVSAFASHVVVSDRSAVRIDKELPFEIAALFGCAVLTGAGAVFNAADVRPGDSVAVFGLGGVGLSALLAAKAAGASTLLAIDPVPSKRELARSLGATVLSGDVAEIRERTGGGVDHAVDTTGVVAALSQAYETTRPGGTTVTVGLPHPSAGLTLPAQSLVAEEKTLRGSYLGSCVPRRDVPRFIALYQAGLLPVEALLTHSIVLEEINEGFARLRDGGAVRQVITF
- a CDS encoding putative quinol monooxygenase is translated as MSFVVVARYVTAERDRVVELLGPMAEASRREPGCRRYTVHTGIEDGVVVIVEEYDSEAGFTAHCASEHFTRIVLGEVVPLLSERLVTRCVPVGA
- a CDS encoding glycerol-3-phosphate responsive antiterminator, with amino-acid sequence MNEKITAAFEDVPVCASVVGVAKVPDFVATQSRVGILASVPVGQLPKIVAALAGRDKLVFVNIDSCPGLATDRAGVDFLQEIGAAGVVSTRVAPIERARALSMLTMHKVFVTDRSNLNRSLEAVKRSGPDLVELMPAPIIPWMSESAREVMSPFVAAGFVTDRDGVAHSLAMGAAAAASSDPGLWSLTRSRLRTGEE
- a CDS encoding FAD-binding oxidoreductase codes for the protein MISRQTVTHPFNRGNYVVGAPTPPRWGGRTEPGKGDASLQTAAVAVPAALTDALRELADAVHTERDEVVLRTRDWWAGSMIGETADAPATPDAVIAEVSTVEQIQAAVRLCGEHRVPLTVSAGRSNVTGAALPVYGGVVLDVCGLNKIVSFDAESQIVEVQAGMFGDLFEKELQETHGATTGHWPSAFAISTVGGWVACRGAGQLSTRYGKIEDMVVGLDVVLADGTLARFGDYPRAATGPDLRQLFVGSEGTLGVITSVRLRTHPLPTYSKAIAYGFETFAAGLDACRRIMQRGATPAAMRLYDKHESGTHFGQPDTNLLLIADEGDPVLVDAMIKVSAEECAADGSELDGQPVFERWLDERMLVGKSADGFTPGPGFVADTLEMAGAWSALPAIYDEVVAAIEAVPGTLAASAHQSHAYTDGACLYFSLRGDVEPEKRRHWYRSAWDAANAVLVRHGAALSHHHGSGLLRGPYLADALGTGFGTFVEVKRALDPAGLLNPGKLGLPTDLGPNPLDSAS